One Pleuronectes platessa chromosome 20, fPlePla1.1, whole genome shotgun sequence DNA window includes the following coding sequences:
- the palmdb gene encoding palmdelphin — MDEADLLKERLQAITDKRRIQEDIAKKRREIEEEKLKLQYIKKKALREHWLMDGLSQQSEQEQEAMRLQIQDEQQQSDQLQSHILSKEEEVKTLEEQELNISANEEVVLKRLKEVERTAEDIIKELNADYQTDVTHHLPSPLPDIPTFIPLTPAETPPICKPGSEETKKATFAMEINVEHDKRTGKSQVVSTASITPEIIQGRGLKVYDDGRKSVYALHPDGSKMDSGAVGEMTTTEVEELLRQATDKNIPTEVKYHQPVYSLPYTGSSRPSTPSTPNKTQRQSPTPSCSPSQSAVSSRNSTEVLTEENQHCNDLEGWKTQRKTLSPSLIQKDSMTRFQISGEETKLPFFHIPEQSKSDKHVIPQPDISAKTPRGLTNYATGSLLNAAALVSIKARSEEMPAPIQPVYRAVNSHSPSLGRLKSEGEPDTLIESSRDLNRPSPFCAESTSSLNLVDELESAPVTMIFMGYQNAQYEEEDIQAELIIITNSDDDDGDHDDDDKAKYVKNISDGEERLSYHPEGYKSKVFQPKVGIAKVTGCRDIIEDTYTHEDDLELHKPTFIHMPGKQSPYLQGQALDVSANTGSINMEKMKLCSTGR; from the exons AAGAAAGCCTTGAGGGAGCATTGGCTGATGGACGGCCTGAGTCAGCAGTCGGAGCAGGAACAGGAGGCCATGAGGCTTCAGATTCAGGAtgaacagcagcagagtgatCAGCTGCAGAGCCACATCCTCAG taaagaggaggaggttaaGACCTTGGAGGAACAGGAGCTTAACATATCTGCCAATGAAGAAGTTGTCCTGAAGCGGTTAAAAGAGGTGGAGAGGACTGCTGAGGACATTATAAAG GAGCTAAATGCAGATTACCAGACAG ATGTGACACATCATCTTCCCTCACCACTCCCAGATATCCCAACATTCATCCCACTTACACCAGCAGAAACCCCTCCTATATGTAAGCCTGGAAgtgaagaaacaaagaaag CTACATTTGCGATGGAGATCAATGTGGAGCATGATAAGAGAACAGGCAAAAGCCAAGTCGTCTCTACAGCGTCTATCACCCCAGAAATTATCCAAGGAAGGGGGTTAAAAGTGTACGATGATGGGCGCAAGTCTGTTTATGCACTTCATCCAGATGGAAGCAAAATGGACAGTGGAGCAGTTGGAGAGATGACGACCACAGAGGTAGAAGAGCTGCTACGTCAGGCTACAGATAAGAACATCCCCACAGAGGTGAAGTACCATCAGCCTGTCTACTCTCTACCCTACACAGGCAGCAGCAGGCCTTCAACACCTAGTAcaccaaataaaacacagaggcaAAGCCCAACACCCAGCTGTAGCCCCTCCCAGAGTGCTGTTTCATCCAGAAACAGCACTGAAGTCCTCACAGAGGAAAACCAGCATTGTAACGACCTAGAGGGATGGAAAACCCAGAGGAAGACCCTGAGCCCTAGCCTCATCCAAAAAGACTCCATGACAAGATTCCAAATATCTGGAGAAGAAACCAAGCTGCCCTTTTTCCACATTCCAGAACAATCAAAGAGTGACAAACATGTAATTCCACAACCTGACATTAGTGCTAAAACTCCACGAGGACTCACCAACTACGCGACAGGTAGCCTTCTAAACGCAGCAGCTCTTGTCTCAATTAAAGCTAGGTCTGAAGAAATGCCAGCACCCATTCAACCGGTCTACAGGGCTGTAAATAGCCATAGTCCTTCACTTGGCAGGCTCAAGTCTGAAGGTGAACCTGATACCTTGATAGAGAGCTCAAGGGATTTGAACAGACCCTCACCCTTCTGTGCAGAGAGTACCTCTTCTCTGAACCTGGTAGATGAGCTAGAATCAGCTCCTGTCACAATGATTTTCATGGGCTATCAGAATGCtcagtatgaggaggaagacatCCAGGCTGAACTGATTATCATCACTAAtagcgatgatgatgatggtgatcatgatgatgatgacaaggCCAAGTATGTTAAAAACATAAGTGATGGGGAGGAGCGTCTCTCATACCACCCGGAGGGATACAAGAGTAAAGTCTTCCAACCGAAAGTCGGAATAGCGAAGGTTACAGGCTGCAGAGACATTATAGAAGACACCTACACACACGAGGATGATTTGGAGCTCCACAAGCCAACATTTATCCATATGCCTGGAAAACAGAGTCCCTACCTGCAGGGACAAGCTTTGGATGTGTCAGCAAACACAGGCAGCATCAATATGGAGAAGATGAAACTCTGCTCCACGGGAAGATGA